The Cryptomeria japonica chromosome 6, Sugi_1.0, whole genome shotgun sequence genomic interval CAACTAGGGAATGCAGTATACTATTTTTTAAGGTGCACCAAGCAAATAAAATCTTATAGTTATTTACTTATTACTTTTATGCTAAGTATTCTGAGATAAGCATAAATGTCTTCCTTTTAAATTTTCTTCCCAGATTTCGCAGTAATTTCAAAGTGGTGGCTTAACATGAGATTAATAAGCAAACTTATCAAGTTCTTCAGCAAATAGAAAAGGGTACATACTGTTTATTTGGGACTTTAGATAAGCAAACTTTTATAGCTTTCGCTAGCTGCTTGGCtatttcctcatcatcctccttaTCATCAATACTGCAATAGTGAAAACAAAAAGATAAGACAAGAACTTcggttaaaaaaataaattaaagattggATCCAAATCAAAAtactttggaaaaaaaattatgcagaccaaaaagaagaaaaaagatcacaaagatTGCTTAGATATTGAGAGATAGTAAGTAAAAAATTGGAAATAAAACTAAAACTGTGCTTAATGTTTTCTAGTAAATATGTACAAAAACAAATTGTAGTATTACAATTTTCCTGTAAAGATTGAACACAAGATTTAGCATAAAATGGTAAAAAATATTTGTAATACCAAAAACGGCTAAGAGATCATTTATAATGTGTTTTTCGCATTCTCTTGTTTTACAAAGACGTTCATTAACCTCTCTCATATGCACATTAGAACCAAAAGTCATGATCCCTGTACTTGATACTCGATTGCTAAGATATGTCTTCCATAATGAGAAATCAACCATTAAAAATTCCTTCACAACAATTGGGGCCTCAGATACTTCAACAAGCCACGATATGATCCCCATATTATGCATCACATATGAGGCTGAAACCAATTTATTTTGGATTTGTCTACTTCTAGTGTAATTTATTATGGGGATACAAAATGGTTTCAAGTTTATCAATCATATGGATCCTAGGTAATGAATGACTTCCAAATGTAATAAGGGGACATGACATTCCAAATAGTAGTGTGACTTTTGCTAGAAAAATCACCCTCAAGAACAATTGGAACATAAACTTTCCTTTAATATCATTGTTGTGATTTTTCACCCATTCCATAGCTTGAAATTATGTAGCAAGGTCCAAAATATTTGAAAGCATGCAAAAGTCTTTTATTCAAATTTTACCTTTCAGCCTAGCTATACAATGATTTAATGTAGGTCTAAACCTCTTGATGCAACATATGTTCTTTTTCTCCCTTTAAGGATTGCCTCTTACTAGTAAATACCTTCAACTCCCATATTCAAACTCAATGATTTTCTACTTTATCCATCCTGGTTCTTCAGCTTGTTTCACATAATCTACTATATTGGATGCCTTGCCAAGCAACTGGAGTGCTCCAGTGAGGCCTATGGCAATCCAACACACTAAAAGAGATTTTCCTCATTCCATTTGATCCAATAAAATGATAACGACAAATTTATCGTTTGGGTCTTAAATAATTGTATGTCATAAAGATGAGAATCTCAATGTCAACTATATTTCATGAAAAATAGTCATCTTCTACACTCCAAGTATAGATTCTAGTGCCAATAATACGAACATATTCTCCCATTACATCAAACAATTCAAAACTTGAAACATATTCTATTGAAGAGTCCATCATAAGAACTGCACAGCATTTGTCCCCAAAGTTTGTCCCTGGGGTTAAATGTAAAGGACATCTAAAACTTCTTAATAAAATAACTGTAAAAATGAGATTTTATATTTACAAATTGGTCTTCTACCCCCACAGTAAACAACACTGTAGTAGATTTGATAAAACCAATATATCCTACCTAAGAATGTTTCGCCGAAACATGTGCTTCTACAAAACCAATATCCCAATCTCTAACAGTCCTACTGATCACATGGCTTAATTTGCAGAATCCAATGATTTATTCATTGGCAAATATTAAATTTCTTTAGCTAGTTTACAAAAAAATTGACATGGAAAACATACTCTAgtgaaatggttttttttttactttttaccaAGGAATGTTGAGCATTCCTAACTCCATTAAGTTGTGATCGTTCAAAAAGTAAGGAGTAGGGAAACTGAATAATCCTTGTGACGTAGATAGTTAAACTGTATACTTACAAACTTAGACTCAGTTAAACTATGGACACTTACAAATTAATACTCAGCTAAACTGTGGACTTGAGTTCTGCAATCGCTCAAAATTAATATTCTAGTTCAGGTTTGAAAAGACTTTACATATTATATGCCAGAGACAAAAGGCTGGCAAAATATAAATCtataatcaaatgtaaattcaaatgTTCGTACCTGTTGTATTTCCTGGTGCTTGTGATATGTAGTTCTGCTTcatttctcctcctcctcctcctcatcatcatcactgCTGCCTGAAAAATCACCACCCACGAAAAAAGAcaaatgcaaaataccaaaaaagtttttttgaaaacaatctacacataaaaatacaaaagaaaaacacaTACCAAACATATTAAAGTAAAACTTACAGACAATAAAAACAGAGGCGGCATGGCCATGCCAAACAAAAATAGAAAGAAAgctaagaaaaaaaacaaaaagcatAGAATGATGGACAAAGAAACCAAAAAAACAGAATATGATGTAAACAGAACTTTCTAAACATTCATTAAGTCACTGAAGTGAATCTgacttcaacaatcaaactgtTAACATCAATGTGAATGAAACAAAAAATTTGTATATTaacattattattaaatatatataaattcaaGTTCAcaacaaattttaatttattttaaaattcacTCCACTTTTAGAATAAGTAGCCATTTTCTAAATGCTGCATTATATTATCCACATCATTGCTGTCTTCAGCAATGCGTGCAACATGCTTCCATTTAAGCTTCAGTAATATGGTTTCTGCCCTCCCTTATATTGGCTGAGCATTCTTCTGCCTCTGCAAATTTTTTTGGTCCACGGCTACCATAATAAGCTAATATACATACTGGTTCTCCTTTCCGAAATCAGTCCTGTTagacaattaaaaatttaaataattttagccACAATATTTCTATACAGATAATAATCAAAATTTCAAATGTACATTGCCCCTCCTTTGAGATTACGATATATTCCCATGAGGTCTTAAGGGAGTGACAAAATCTTTGTTATTATGAACATTCAAACCATGTGATAAATAATGTACGAAAAACCATGCTAGAGGGCAGAAACCTATCCAAAGTTTGGTCAAGAGTCCTGTAATCAAAGATCTTGTATCATCATTATGAAGAAAACTCCATAATATGGGTTGTTTTGGTTGGTAGATCTCTAATATAAAGATAAGTAGGAGAAGGACATGTGGCTTGATCATTAGGAAGATAGGTGCTAAGATTGGTTGCTTGATGATCTAATATGTTTGAAGACGGGGTTCTAACAATATTAGTTTTGAAGAAGGGTTCAAAGAAGTCACCTATGACAAAGCTTACAAGAAGCAAGGTAGCAGAGCATACTTCAAGAGGACATTTAAAAAGTCATTAATAGGCCCCTCAATGAGTAAACCCATAAGATGGTAATCTACAGAATGTCAAGTTCCCACATGCTCCTTGAATGAGTTTGGGGTCATCATTGTTCTCTATGGTATAGTGGTGTTAAGAAAAGGAGAGCCTTTTGTAAACTTCAAAACTTGGCCAAACCCTAGCTAAGAAAAAACTCCATAAAAAAGGGTCCTCTGTCAACTATAAAAATCTTCTGTGAATATTTATGTTGAGTTTTGCTTTATTGTCAATGAAAGAGACTATGCAATGGTGAAAAGGAAGAGGTTGACTTTACTGCATGAATAGTAGAATGGTAGGTCATGAATTTCATAAGTACGATTATAATGCTTTGATAAATTTTAGAGGGGCAGTATCAAGCTGTGAACACAGCATCATAGGGTGAACTATGAATAAGTCATGAACATCTTCAATAAACAAACGCACAAAGATGATAGTCCTACTGATGACAATCCTCATGTCAAATAATAGTGGGCAAACTTTCTAGATGGATGATTTCATTGATTTGGCACTTCATTTTTACAGTACAGTTCATTCCTTGAAATATCCATAAAAGAAAAGGGTGATAGTCTTTGCAAGAATTGTTATCCTTGAAAATCCTAAAGTAAGAAGTCAGCCATGCTCAGTTCACTAAACTTGCATGCCTTGACTGAAATTGTATATCCATCATGATACATTGAAATCAGAGAGCATGATCTAGACAATGACAGAGTTGAAAAGATTAAGTAGGACAACGAATCAGTGACAGTGTACTGGGACTTGTGGAGTGCATCATGAAAGATGTATGACAGAGGTCAAAGCTTTCAATAATCAATAAGAGCATAGAATACAAAGAGAAAAGATAGCAAGTACTACTATCAAAATTCTCCTTAGAATTCCTATGTCTGAGTGAACACCAAAATGATGAATATTGATATGGTATGCATGGTTGGAAGACATTGTTAAATGAATCATGATAGTAAACAAAACTGCCATGAAGGTATGAGAAATATGAGTCAAAACACTATAGGTAGAGGTGGTTTAGTGCATATGACAGGGCCATTGATAGATTATATGACAATGTGATAAATTAAACCAAGTGAAATAATAGCCATGTGGATGACCGTAATAAATACCAGTGCATAATAGTCCAAGGATCATAAAATAAGCACAAGGGAAAGAAGAAAGAAAGTTAGAAATCAAAAGCAATCAGAATCCTAgatggtagtagaggttcgtgacAGTGAACTAATTTGTAAATTAGAgattctaggacaagggcatggtaaTTTGACAAAATCTGGGTCAAGAAGTCTGGGTCAAGTGGTAGTCTAGAGACCTAATCATCATAAAGGAGAATACTATTCACGCATAACAGTAGCAAGAAAAAGTCTGTGAGTTCTTTCTTCAATTTCTATGGACTGTTGCAAAAAGTTGATAGTTTTTATGACACCAGTATGATAATTGTATCAAGGCCCAAACACTGATCTAATAGAAAAACATTTAGGAGATAAATGACAAAAATACATGGTAGAGGCATGACAGTAGGATGGTAAATATGAAAAGACCATGCACCATGCAATAGTGAGGTGCTATAATAGTCACTAAAGTTCTCATGAATGATTATCGGTGTTTGAAGGATACAGATGACAGAAGATGACTGAACTTGACAGAGACCTCGTAGGGAATCAGATGAACAAGATATGCATAAAACATGAGAGAAAGATGCTTTAGTGAATCAAACAACTGGTAGCTACTAGTATTAGAGAATCTCCAACACCCTCTTAAGGGATTTGATCACCTTCAAGTCGCTTCTCACATGACCTGAAATCAGGGAGAGGGTAGTCATGGTAGTCTGGAGGAGTTTTAGATAGTTGCAAGCATATAAAGATCAATTGGTAAGTTGGAAGGTAGGTGACAAGATATAGAGGACAATTTGTGCAAGGACAATTGCAGACGGGATAAGTCAGCTGGGTGCCCAAGGAAAGGAGTTGACTCAACAAGCAATCAAGGAAAGCACAAGATATCCTAGATGGCAGACCAACTTCTTCAATTGCTGCCAAACATTAATTCAATATTATAAAACTAATAAAATGGTAACAGAAGTCCTAGATTGCAGACCATCACTACAGAGTATAGAGATGAGTCAGAATGTCTCAAATGCTATTGCTCAAAAGAATCTTTGTGTTCTCTGTTGGCCAAGTTAACATTCATGTCATAAACATAAAATATGATTACATTCTACATGGCATAAAATATAATTCTAtggtttttgaaattaaaaattacctTATCAAAAACATATATCCGTTAACCAGATGAAACAGAAAAGAGGAAAAACCAACAGATCAATTTAAGTAATTAAACTAAAGAGGAAAAACCAGCAGATCAATTTAAGTAATTAAACTCAAGAATTCCTTTGTAGGCGTTGGGTATGTGGGACTTACAACATTCCTCCGCACATGATTGGTGATGCGGATGACCTCTGAGGCGTTGGATGCGTCACTCCCTGGGACAACATTCCTCCGCAGATAAGGCACACCAAATGGCAAATTCACCCCTTGCAGGAAAGGGCATCGAGCCCTATACCAAGAATCCATAAATTCAGTTCCCTAAAATCTTTCATCTCTATGCTCACTATGGCCTTGAAGCAACAATAACCAGAGGAGTACGCATATATAGTACATTCAGAATCAATGTACGCAGGGAAACACTGAACATTGCGGATGAGCTATTCTTCTAAATCAATGGCCATTTATATAATAGGTTAAGGAATAGGAGCGTGTTTTTGTTAACGGTAGCATGCTTTTATTTTCAACGGGTGGATTCGAACCAGTAGCATGTTTTTTTCAGCTGCAATATCTATCTATGGAGCGTGTTTTTTAATGGTAGCATGTGTTTTCAATGGGTGGATTTGCGGAAGCCAAAAGAAAACCCCTGCAACCAAAAGCATTCC includes:
- the LOC131063485 gene encoding uncharacterized protein LOC131063485, with translation MDSWYRARCPFLQGVNLPFGVPYLRRNVVPGSDASNASEVIRITNHVRRNVAAVMMMRRRRRRNEAELHITSTRKYNSIDDKEDDEEIAKQLAKAIKVCLSKVPNKQRAATSVNVWIWFKQSMWQKQLAFADYYNDKYLCYVCRMSAK